A genomic window from Periweissella cryptocerci includes:
- a CDS encoding ROK family protein, giving the protein MRYGAIEAGGTKFVLAVIDEDMQIVARERIDTRLPAETLADVFTFFDANQVDAIGIGAFGPIDINKKSATYGFVKATPKPGWRDFDFLGAMKAWRDIPYFWTTDVNVAAVGEQQLGAAKGINNLVYLTIGTGIGAGIIQNGQLLSGFGHPEAGHISLHQHPDDTEFKGVCPYHGTCFEGLAAGPSLQARYGVPAVELGQEHAAWQVEAYYIAQALVNYSLILSPERIVLGGGVMHQQMLFPMIRESFVAQMADYAQVPNLDEYIQPIALADDAGVLGCALLAKYALEQQ; this is encoded by the coding sequence ATGCGATATGGTGCAATTGAGGCTGGGGGCACAAAGTTTGTCCTTGCTGTTATTGATGAAGATATGCAAATTGTTGCCCGTGAACGAATTGATACGCGGTTGCCAGCAGAAACGTTAGCCGATGTTTTTACTTTTTTTGATGCGAATCAGGTTGATGCGATTGGTATTGGTGCATTTGGCCCGATTGATATTAATAAAAAGTCAGCGACGTATGGTTTTGTGAAAGCCACCCCTAAACCCGGTTGGCGTGACTTTGATTTCTTAGGTGCAATGAAAGCTTGGCGTGATATTCCATATTTTTGGACGACTGATGTGAACGTGGCGGCAGTCGGTGAGCAACAGCTCGGGGCAGCTAAAGGAATTAATAACTTAGTTTACTTGACCATCGGAACGGGCATTGGCGCTGGAATTATCCAAAACGGCCAGTTACTTAGCGGTTTTGGTCATCCAGAGGCAGGCCATATTAGTTTACATCAACATCCTGATGATACTGAATTCAAGGGTGTGTGCCCATATCATGGCACTTGTTTTGAAGGGTTAGCAGCTGGACCATCATTGCAAGCACGTTACGGCGTGCCCGCAGTTGAGTTGGGTCAAGAGCATGCAGCGTGGCAAGTTGAAGCGTATTACATTGCGCAAGCATTAGTGAACTACTCACTAATCTTGTCGCCTGAACGCATCGTGCTTGGTGGCGGTGTCATGCACCAGCAAATGTTGTTCCCCATGATTCGGGAATCATTTGTTGCGCAAATGGCCGATTATGCCCAAGTACCAAATTTAGATGAATATATTCAACCAATCGCCTTGGCAGATGATGCGGGCGTCTTGGGCTGTGCGTTGTTAGCAAAATACGCCCTTGAACAACAATAA
- a CDS encoding glycoside hydrolase family 1 protein yields MEHKMPKDFFWGNSVSSMQTEGAWNEGGKSKSVYDVRPATENSMDWNITIDEYHRYEEDFDLMKEMNMNMYRFQISWSRVVVDGDGEFNEEGIEFYSKQIDALLARGIEPMICLYHFDMPLALAEKYNGFLDRHVVDAFVRYSNEMVKRFGDRVKYWITFNEHNLYFMDLAYNIAGAEKAEKSLDNLYQIFHHTMLAHAHVANNIHENYPDLQIGGMLAYAETYPATSKPVDILAARKVDEFLNYNLLDAFVHGRYSHEVLTFVKNEGINMDYLPEDDEVLGKMTSDWLSFSYYRTDTVNADLIPAGTAPNHYLDFANEHNRFLESNEWNWTIDPLGLRDIISKMYSRYGVPVFPIENGIGWREEWDGKNEIQDDIRIKYHRDHIQAMKDAMFIDGAQVIGYLGWGLIDIPSSSGNMDKRYGMVYVNRTNADVMDLKRVPKKSFHWFKEVLADNGDDLH; encoded by the coding sequence ATGGAACACAAGATGCCAAAAGATTTTTTCTGGGGTAACTCAGTATCAAGTATGCAAACTGAAGGTGCCTGGAATGAAGGCGGTAAGAGTAAGTCAGTTTACGATGTGCGCCCAGCGACTGAAAATTCAATGGACTGGAATATCACGATTGATGAATACCACCGTTACGAAGAAGACTTTGATTTGATGAAGGAAATGAACATGAACATGTACCGTTTCCAAATCTCATGGTCACGGGTGGTAGTTGATGGTGATGGCGAATTCAACGAAGAAGGAATTGAATTCTACAGCAAACAAATTGATGCGTTGCTCGCGCGCGGGATTGAACCAATGATTTGTCTGTACCACTTTGATATGCCTCTTGCTTTGGCTGAAAAGTACAATGGTTTCTTGGATCGACATGTTGTGGATGCTTTTGTACGCTACTCAAATGAAATGGTTAAACGTTTTGGCGATCGCGTTAAGTACTGGATTACTTTTAATGAACATAACTTGTATTTCATGGATTTGGCATATAACATTGCTGGTGCTGAAAAGGCCGAAAAATCCCTTGATAACTTGTACCAAATTTTCCACCACACAATGTTAGCACACGCGCATGTGGCTAATAACATTCATGAAAATTACCCAGACTTACAAATTGGGGGGATGCTTGCGTATGCTGAAACATACCCAGCAACTTCAAAGCCAGTTGATATTTTAGCGGCCCGTAAGGTTGATGAATTTTTGAATTATAACTTGTTAGATGCGTTTGTACATGGCCGTTATTCACACGAAGTACTGACGTTTGTAAAAAACGAAGGCATCAATATGGATTATTTACCTGAAGATGACGAAGTACTAGGTAAGATGACTAGTGACTGGTTGTCATTCTCATACTACCGGACGGATACTGTTAATGCGGACTTGATTCCAGCGGGCACTGCGCCTAACCATTACTTAGACTTCGCCAATGAACATAACCGTTTCTTGGAATCTAATGAATGGAATTGGACGATTGATCCTCTTGGTCTGCGTGACATCATTTCTAAGATGTACAGTCGTTACGGCGTTCCTGTGTTCCCAATTGAAAACGGAATTGGCTGGCGTGAAGAATGGGATGGTAAGAACGAAATTCAAGACGACATTCGAATTAAATACCACCGTGATCACATCCAAGCCATGAAGGATGCAATGTTTATTGATGGTGCGCAAGTCATTGGTTACCTTGGCTGGGGTTTAATTGATATTCCAAGTTCTTCTGGTAACATGGACAAACGTTACGGTATGGTTTACGTGAACCGGACCAACGCTGATGTGATGGACCTTAAGCGCGTGCCAAAGAAGTCATTCCACTGGTTCAAGGAAGTTCTTGCTGACAATGGTGATGATTTACACTGA
- a CDS encoding PTS sugar transporter subunit IIC, whose product MSNWINTKLLPPVLKFVNTKAINALKNGMVYSLPFIIIGSIFLILANFPVTAISDFFASSGLTVYFNQAYAASFGIMAVFSSIGIAYVYVRDEGHEALPAALTSFVAFLIVQKLQVANPVIAASQADGAKQLASALKGSPQVLQDAINGPVTGVINTTWLGGQGMIAALIVALLVGWSYSAMINAGWKITLPEQVPANVANQFTAMIPSGVIIFVATVIYAFFDKVLHSSLLEWIYEVVQTPIQGVTDTFGGAIIIAFLVPFFWFFGVHGGLIMGGITGPMLIPNSFANAELYKAGKLSLANGAHIVTNEFYNNFINLTGSGITIGLLLFMLIAAKSQQFKALSKVEAVPTIFNINEPFLFGLPIVMNPFLALPFFLTPVVVAATTYIVIATGIVPPLNGVSAPWTTPAILSGFLIGGWKMMIWQTITLGISTAIYWPFAAKYDKILLAQEQEATAEATEA is encoded by the coding sequence ATGTCTAATTGGATTAACACGAAGTTGTTGCCTCCAGTTCTTAAGTTCGTTAATACTAAAGCGATTAACGCCCTGAAGAATGGTATGGTTTACTCACTTCCATTCATCATTATCGGATCAATCTTCTTGATCCTTGCAAACTTCCCAGTCACTGCAATTTCAGACTTCTTCGCCAGCTCTGGCTTGACAGTCTACTTTAACCAAGCCTATGCTGCTTCATTTGGTATCATGGCGGTGTTCTCATCAATTGGGATTGCTTACGTTTACGTTCGTGACGAAGGACATGAAGCATTGCCTGCAGCATTGACTTCATTCGTTGCCTTCTTGATCGTGCAAAAGCTCCAAGTTGCTAACCCAGTTATCGCAGCTTCACAAGCTGACGGTGCTAAGCAACTTGCTTCAGCCCTTAAGGGTTCACCTCAAGTATTGCAAGATGCCATCAACGGCCCAGTTACTGGTGTAATTAACACCACTTGGCTTGGTGGACAAGGGATGATTGCAGCCTTGATCGTTGCCTTACTTGTTGGTTGGTCATACTCAGCAATGATTAATGCTGGTTGGAAGATTACGTTGCCAGAACAAGTTCCTGCTAACGTTGCTAACCAATTTACAGCAATGATTCCATCAGGTGTTATTATCTTTGTTGCAACTGTCATTTACGCCTTCTTTGATAAGGTACTCCACTCAAGCTTGCTCGAATGGATTTATGAAGTTGTGCAAACTCCAATCCAAGGTGTTACTGATACATTCGGTGGTGCTATCATCATCGCCTTCTTAGTACCATTCTTCTGGTTCTTCGGTGTTCACGGTGGTTTGATCATGGGTGGTATCACTGGTCCTATGTTGATTCCTAACTCATTTGCTAATGCTGAACTTTACAAGGCTGGTAAGTTGTCACTCGCAAACGGTGCTCACATCGTTACTAACGAATTCTACAACAACTTCATCAACTTGACTGGTTCAGGTATCACAATTGGTTTGTTGCTCTTCATGCTTATCGCAGCGAAGTCACAACAATTCAAGGCCCTTTCAAAGGTTGAAGCAGTTCCTACTATCTTCAATATTAACGAACCATTCTTGTTCGGTCTTCCAATTGTTATGAACCCATTCTTGGCACTTCCATTCTTCTTGACTCCAGTGGTAGTTGCTGCAACTACTTACATTGTTATTGCAACTGGTATCGTGCCTCCACTTAACGGTGTGTCAGCTCCATGGACTACTCCAGCAATCCTTTCAGGATTCCTTATCGGTGGATGGAAGATGATGATTTGGCAAACAATTACGTTGGGTATCTCAACTGCAATTTACTGGCCATTTGCTGCTAAGTACGACAAGATCTTGTTAGCTCAAGAACAAGAAGCTACTGCTGAAGCAACTGAAGCCTAA
- a CDS encoding ROK family protein produces the protein MSLLLMDIGGSSVKYGVWNQNQLTATASFVTPATWSAMKSAMVQVQTELAQQFTFTGVAISAPGNVKYAEGYIGGLSAIPYLHNFPILKEWEDLFNLPVTMENDANCAGFAEIWQGDGRNQDVVSFLVIGSGLGGANFVDGKLVRGGHGYGGEFGFGQFYDDQDNWSVHGSPVQMADRYNAANGTAVSGKDIFDAAKNGDTVAKEYVENFYQAIAKGIFNISFILDPDMFILGGTITNNPDLVPSVKKHVQAMYDAIDIADMTPTITVGKFGADANLIGAAAVFYGHYPA, from the coding sequence ATGAGTTTATTATTAATGGATATTGGTGGATCATCAGTTAAGTATGGGGTTTGGAATCAAAACCAGTTAACTGCGACGGCTTCATTTGTCACACCGGCAACTTGGTCAGCCATGAAAAGTGCCATGGTTCAAGTTCAGACTGAGTTAGCACAACAATTTACATTTACTGGTGTCGCAATTAGTGCACCGGGGAATGTGAAGTACGCTGAAGGCTACATTGGTGGTCTGTCAGCGATTCCGTATTTACACAATTTTCCAATTCTTAAAGAATGGGAAGACCTTTTCAACTTACCAGTAACGATGGAAAATGATGCGAACTGTGCGGGTTTTGCTGAAATTTGGCAAGGGGACGGTCGCAATCAGGACGTGGTTTCATTTTTAGTGATTGGATCTGGGCTCGGTGGCGCTAACTTTGTGGACGGTAAATTGGTGCGCGGGGGACACGGCTACGGTGGCGAATTTGGTTTCGGGCAATTCTATGATGATCAAGATAATTGGAGTGTGCATGGTTCACCAGTCCAAATGGCTGACCGCTATAATGCGGCTAATGGTACGGCAGTTTCTGGTAAAGACATTTTTGATGCCGCTAAAAATGGCGATACAGTAGCAAAAGAGTATGTTGAAAATTTCTATCAAGCAATTGCTAAGGGGATTTTCAATATTTCCTTCATTCTTGATCCGGATATGTTTATCTTAGGTGGGACAATTACAAACAATCCAGACCTAGTTCCAAGTGTTAAAAAGCACGTTCAAGCAATGTACGATGCAATTGATATTGCGGATATGACACCTACAATTACGGTTGGTAAGTTTGGGGCTGATGCCAACTTAATTGGGGCGGCCGCAGTATTTTATGGGCATTATCCAGCATAA